Proteins co-encoded in one Neofelis nebulosa isolate mNeoNeb1 chromosome 2, mNeoNeb1.pri, whole genome shotgun sequence genomic window:
- the LOC131504620 gene encoding ciliary rootlet coiled-coil protein 2-like produces the protein MTEQVDALHGALDESRRHSQGLAQRGTRLEAQVACLGRRCQEAEGTMEPAQTEQETLRKEGDTARRGARKEQVPQPVGSLHQEGDRAPRHHQRRQVASLKKQPDQEAPRHQQARLGQALRAKK, from the exons ATGACG GAGCAAGTGGACGCACTGCACGGGGCCCTGGATGAGAGCAGAAGGCACagccagggcctggcccagagggGGACGCGGCTGGAGGCGCAGGTCGCCTGCCTGGGGCGCAGATGCCAGGAGGCAGAGGGCACGATGGAGCCCGCGCAG ACGGAGCAGGAGACGCTGAGGAAAGAAGGGGACACGGCAAGGCGGGGGGCCCGGAAGGAGCAAGTGCCCCAGCCCGTGGGCAGCCTGCACCAGGAAGGGGACAGGGCGCCGAGGCACCACCAGCGGCGGCAG GTGGCCAGTCTGAAGAAGCAGCCGGACCAGGAAGCGCCTCGGCATCAACAGGCCCGCCTCGGCCAGGCCTTGCGGGCCAAGAAGTGA